From a single Larimichthys crocea isolate SSNF chromosome XIII, L_crocea_2.0, whole genome shotgun sequence genomic region:
- the LOC104922092 gene encoding lactose-binding lectin l-2: MLLLFFLFGLALGAVPPSDDHPVQLQRGNCPMFWFSFNGRCYKYVSTRLTWADAELYCVSQKANLVAIHSVEEHNFIKDLIMNFDHTRGPTWIGLNDIHKEGGWMWSDGSAVDFVLWGAGEPSNYDGLEDCAYINHGTDLKWNDYSCSEKFTFVCEARPACA, from the coding sequence ATGCTCTtgctcttctttttgtttggtcTGGCTCTGGGTGCTGTGCCTCCTTCAGATGACCATCCAGTGCAGCTACAGCGTGGCAACTGTCCCATGTTCTGGTTCAGCTTTAATGGCCGCTGCTACAAGTACGTCTCCACACGTTTGACCTGGGCTGATGCAGAGCTCTACTGTGTGTCACAGAAAGCCAACCTGGTGGCTATCCACAGTGTGGAGGAACATAATTTCATCAAAGACCTGATCATGAACTTTGACCATACCCGGGGACCCACCTGGATTGGACTCAACGACATCCACAAGGAAGGAGGATGGATGTGGTCTGATGGGTCTGCAGTTGACTTTGTCTTGTGGGGTGCAGGAGAGCCAAGCAACTATGATGGACTTGAAGACTGTGCATACATCAACCATGGCACAGATCTGAAATGGAATGATTATTCGTGTTCTGAGAAATTCACTTTTGTTTGTGAAGCTCGTCCAGCTTGTGCTTAA
- the LOC104922042 gene encoding lactose-binding lectin l-2-like — MLLLFFLFGLALGAVPPSDDHPVQLQRGNCPMFWFSFNGRCYKYVSTHLTWADAELYCVSQKANLVSIHSLEEQIFVKDLIKNFDHSEGFTWIGLSDTHKEGGWMWSDGCTVDFVFWDVNEPNNYGGREDCVHNNHHTSLKWNDCPCSETHPSVCASRIICP, encoded by the coding sequence ATGCTCTtgctcttctttttgtttggtcTGGCTCTGGGTGCTGTGCCTCCTTCAGATGACCATCCAGTGCAGCTACAGCGTGGCAACTGTCCCATGTTTTGGTTCAGCTTTAATGGCCGCTGCTACAAGTACGTCTCCACACATTTGACCTGGGCTGATGCAGAGCTCTACTGTGTGTCACAGAAAGCCAACCTGGTGTCCATCCACAGTTTGGAGGAACAGATATTTGTCAAAGACCTGATCAAGAACTTTGACCACTCTGAAGGATTTACCTGGATCGGACTCAGTGACACCCACAAAGAAGGAGGATGGATGTGGTCTGATGGTTGCACAGTAGACTTTGTCTTCTGGGATGTTAACGAGCCAAACAACTATGGAGGACGTGAAGACTGTGTTCACAACAACCATCATACAAGTCTGAAATGGAATGACTGTCCTTGTTCTGAAACACATCCATCTGTTTGTGCATCTCGTATCATCTGTCCTTAG